Part of the Mycolicibacterium mengxianglii genome is shown below.
TTGACGGCCTCGACGCCGAGGGTCAGGGCCAGCACCGGCACGGCGAGGACGGACAGTGCGGACAACGCGTCGGAGATCATCGACACCCGGCGTCGGCCCAGGTAGTCGACCGCGGCACCGGCGATCAGCGTGGCGATCAGCAGCGGCAGCGTGCCTGCCATGGCCACGATCGAGGCGTCCACAGCCGACCCGGTGCGCTGCAGCACCAGCCAGGGAAAGGCCACCATCGAAATGCCGTTGCCGGCGCCCGCCATCAACGCAGCGAACAGGATGGTGAACACCGGTCCGCGCTCGTTGATGGCCATGGCGGGCTGAATCTAACAGCGCAGCCGAGGCCGCGGTAACGACTTTTTCCGGCACAGGCACCATGGATGGGTGCTCACTCATCCGCGGATCGGTAAGGCCTTCCCGTCGCCGGTCCCGCCGGGCAGCGGGTGGCCCGGGGACCCGGCCCGTCGCGACACCGTGGTGGCCGCTGATGCCGAGGCCGTCGCCGAGTTGGCCGCGGCCGCGCGGACGATCCGTGAGCTCGACGCGCAGATCAGCGTGTGCCGGGCCTGTCCGCGGTTGGTGGACTGGCGCGAGGAGGTGGCGGTCGTCAAGCGCCGCGCATTCTCCGACCAGCCGTACTGGGGCAGGCCGGTGCCCGGGTGGGGTGCGGCCAGGCCGGGGATCTTTGTCGTCGGTCTGGCGCCCGCCGCGCACGGCGCCAACCGGACCGGCCGGATCTTCACCGGTGACCGGTCGGGGGATCAGTTGTTCGCAGCGCTGTATCGCGCCGGTCTGGTCAACCAGCCGACGAGCGTGGATGCTGCGGATGGACTGCAGGCCAACGGTGTTCGGATCAGCTCGCCGGTACGGTGCGCGCCCCCGGCGAATGCGCCGACGCCGGCAGAGCGGACGACGTGCGCGCCCTGGCTGGCGGCGGAATGGGCGATGGTTTCGCCGCATGTGCGGGTGGTCGTCGCACTCGGCGGCTTCGCCTGGCAGGTGGCGCTGTCGATGCTGGGCGAGCGCGGCAGGCCGAAGTTCGGCCACGGTGCACTGGCTCAGATCGCCCCCGGCCTGCAGCTGCTGGGCTGCTATCACCCCAGTCAGCAGAACATGTTCACCGGCCGGTTGACGCCCGCGATGCTCGACGACATCTTCACTGATGCCCGCCGGCTTGCGGGGATCTGAGGGACGGGCTGTGCTCTCCGGTGTTGAATGAAAGCTGTTGTTTCACAATGTGATCCGATGATCTGGGCCTCGGCGTGAGCCGGCGGGCTGGCATTTTGAATACAGGTGCTCTATGGTCGACTGACCCCAAGTTAGGTTAGGCGATCCTTATCCACCTTGAGAAAATGAGATCTCGATTGACGGGTAGTTCCCGGCGTTCCCGTGTCGCGCCCCTGGTTGTTGCCACGGCACTGCTGGCGGCCGCGTGTGGTTCCACCGACTCCACCGCATCCGGTCCGGCCACCGCCGACACGCTCACCATCGCGGTGTCCAAAGACAGCGGCCCCCTCAATATCTTTGCCGGGCAGACGGATCAGATGACCGAGCTGATCTACGACAAGCTCCTCGCGCCGTCGCCGTATGTGGCCGAACCGCAGCCGTGGCTGGCCACCGACGTCCGTCAGGTCGACGCGACCACCTGGGACGTCGACCTGCGTGATGACGTGACCTGGCACGACGGTGAAGCCTTCACCGCGGACGACGTGGTGTTCAGCTTCCACTTCATGCACGCCGCACCCACCGGCCGCTTCACCCACCACGTCAACGACACCCCGTCCATCTCGACGATCGAGGCCACCAGCGAAACGTCGGTGCGCTTCGTCTGCGACTACGCCTGTCCCGAACTGGGCACCGTCACCCTCGCCGACCTGCCGGTCCTGCCCGAACACGTGTGGTCGAAGGTCGATCCTGCCGACGCCAGGGAATGGACGGAACTCCCCGTCGGCACCGGGCCGTTCAAGCTCGTCGACTACAGCCCCACCAGTGGATACCGCTTCGAGGCCAACACCGACTACTTCGCAGGCGCCCCGACCGTCGGGGAACTGGTGATGCCGGTGATCCCCGACTCGTCGGCCGCTTTCACTGCGCTGCGTTCCGGTCAGATCGACGCCGCCGACCGTGCGCTCACCCCCGAGCTCGTCGACCAGTTCACCGCGTCGAAGGACATCGGCGTCATCACCGTCTCGCCGCTGTCGTATCCGGAGGTCAAACTCAACTACACCCGAGAACCGTTCGCTCAGCACGACTTCCGGGCCGCGCTGAACTTGGCGGTCGACCGCGACCAGATGCTCGACGTCGTGGCACTCGGCCAGGGCAGGGCCGCCACGCAGGGCTATACCCACCCGGACGCACCGTTCGCCGCCCCGGACGCCGCAACGCCCTACGATCCGCAGCGGGCCGAGGCATTGCTCGATCAGCTCGGCTGGATCGACGCAGATGGCGACGGCACGCGGGAGAACCCGAGAGGTGCGAGCGCACCGTTCACCCTGGTTGTCGACGGTGGTAACGCCCCCCACGTGCGTGCCGCCGAGCTATTGGTCGAGGACTTTGCCGAAGTGGGTATCGCGGTCGAGATCAAAACGCTGGACGCCGGCTCGCTGACCGACGCCTCGGCGAACATGGACTACGACCTGTACATCACAACGAATTCGCCGCACGCGGTGGCTGATTCGACGCAGTTCATCATGTCGCACCGGTCCGGCAATCTGTGGCGGCACCCCGAGATCGCCTACCCGGAGTTCGACGCCCTCTACGACAAGTGGAAGGCAACCGAGACCACCGATTCGCGCATCGCGGCCATGCAGGAGATGCAGGGACTGTTCAACCGGCAGCCGACTGCCATCGCGTTGTACTACCCCGATGAGCACTGGGGCTACCGCGCCGACACGTTCGCCGGCTGGATCGAAACCCCCGGCTACGGCATCGTGCACAAGTGGTCGTTCCTGCCCGCGGAGGTGGTCGACGAGGCCAACGCGGAAGCGCCGCAGGACGAATGACACACGTGCGTCGGGCCGGACAGTACGCGCTGGTGTTGTGGGCGGCGGTGACGCTGAACTTCGCGCTGCCGCACCTGGCACCCGGCGATCCGGTGGTCTACCTGTACGGGGGCGCCGACCAGTCGCTGGACCCGGTGTCGTTGGCCCAGATCCGGGCCGGTTATGGATTGGACCGGCCCATCCTGGAGCAGTACGCCTCGTTCTGGTCGGGTCTGGCCCGCGGCGACCTCGGAATGTCCGTGCAGTACAACCGACCCGTCGCCGAGGTGCTGTGGGACAAGCTGCCCTGGACCCTCGCATTGGTCGGTATCGCCACGCTGCTGGCGTTCGTCATCGGAACACTGATCGGCGCATGGGCGGCGTGGCGGCGCGGCACCGCCAAGGAAACCGGCTCCGTGGTGGCCGTTCTGACATTGGATTCCATGCCGGGCTTCTGGATCGGCATGATCCTCATCGCGATCTTCTCGGTGGGCCTGGGCTGGTTCCCGTCGTATGGCGCGGCGAGCATCACCGCCGCCGGGGGTGACTGGCTCGTCGAAGTCGCCTCCCGCATGGTCCTTCCCGTAGCGACGTTGACCATCGCCGGCGTCGGGGCGTTCTTCTTGATGACCCGCGCCTCGATGATCGGGGTGCTCGACGAGCCGTACGTCCGACTGGCCCGCGCGAAGGGACTCGGCGAGTTCCGGGTCGCGCTTTTCCATGCCCTGCGCAACGCGATGCTGCCGGTTTACACCACCCTGAGCCTCACCGTCGGTGCCCTGCTGTCCGGTGCCGTCGTCGTCGAATCGGTCTTCGCTTACCCCGGTCTGGGAAAGCTCATCTACGACGCGGTCACCGCGCGCGACTATCCGTTGCTCCAAGGGGCATTCCTGCTGGCGACGCTCGGCATCGTCGCGGCGAACCTGCTGGCCGACCTGACCTATCCGCTGCTCGATCCGCGGGTTCGACGGGAGAAAACACCGCGGGTGTCGACGTGACACACCTGCGCGGCAACACCCGCTCCCGACGTATGGCGGCCGTCGGCGCAGCGACGCTGGGCGTGCTGCTGATCGCGGCGGTGGCCGCGCCATGGCTGGCGCCCTACGACCCCACCGAACGTGTCACCAGACCTTTCGCTGCCCCGTCGGCGGCGCACTGGCTCGGCGCCGACGACGTGGGCCACGACCTGCTGTCGATGCTCATCCACGGGGTTCGCATCTCGCTGATGATCGGCGTCGTCGCCGCCGTTGCCGCCACCACGATCGGCACTCTGGTCGGTGTTGTTGCCGGGTACGCGCGCGGTGCGATCGACACGGTGTTGATGCGCATTGTCGATGTGGTGCTGGCACTTCCGGTGTTGCCGCTGACCATCGTGATCGGCGTCTTCGCCGGTCCCGGCCTGCGCACCCAGGTGATGGTCATCGCGGCTGTGCTGTGGGCGGGGATGGCGCGCGAGTTGCGCGCCCAGGTGCTCAGCCTGCGGGAACGCGATTACATCCAGGCCGAGCGGGCAATGGGCGCCGGATCGCTCTATGTACTGCGCCGACACATCGTGCCGGCGGTGGTTCCGTTGGTGATCCCGCAGTTCGTGCTCACCATCAAGACGGCGATCCTGCTCGAGGCGTCCCTGGCGTTCCTGGGCCTCGGCGACATCTCCGCCGCCAGTTGGGGGTCCATGCTGTCAATGGCGCACGCGCGCAACGCTTTCCTCACTGATGCGTGGTTGTGGTGGGTGTTGCCGCCCGGCCTCGCCATCGCCGTCACAGTGCTGGCGTTCGCCCTGCTGGGCAATGCGATCGAAGACCGGTCCCGCCCCATTCTGCGCACGCCCCGCCGTGGCGGCATCCGCGTCGCCAACCAACCGGACGCGCCGGTGGCCGCAGATCCGCTGGTTGTCGACGGACTCACGGTGGTGTACGGCGAGGACGGTCGCGGTGTCAACGAGGTCGGCTTCAGCGTCGCCGCCGGGGAACTCGTCGGGCTGGTCGGAGAATCGGGCAGCGGTAAGTCCACCGTCGCCGGCGCGGCGATGGGGCTGCTCCCGGCCGCGGCGCGGGTGACCGCCGGTCGTGTCCTGGTCTCCGGGCGTGACGTGGCGACAATGTCGGCAAGGGAATTGCGGGCGTTGCGAGGTAACCGGATCTCGCTGATTCCCCAGGAGGCGCTCAGCGCGCTCAATCCCGTCCGCACCATCGGATCTCAGCTCGAGGAAGCGATCCGGGCGCACCAATCGCGGAGCCGTGAGGCCACCCGGTCCCGCACCGTCGAGTTGTTGGGGCAGGTGGACCTGGCACCTGAGGTGGCGGACGCGTACCCGCACCAACTTTCCGGTGGGATGCGCCAGCGGGTGGTCATCGCGATGGCCCTGGCCAACGAACCGGACGTGCTGATCGCCGACGAACCCACCAGCGGGCTCGACGTACTCCGGGAAGCCGAAGTGCTGGCACTGCTTCACGAGTTGCGCACCCGGCACTGCCTGGCGCTGCTGATCGTGACCCACAACCTGCCGGTCATCGAACGGATCGCCGACCGCATCGCGGTCATGAAAGACGGGGCGCTGGTGGAGATCGGCCCCGCCGCACAGATCATCGGCGCGCCGCAGCATCCCTATACCCGTCGACTCGTGGAGTCGGCTCCCCGCCTCGCGCCCGCGCTGCTGGATGCCCGAGGGTGAGCGTGCTACTGGAAATCGACTCGCTCACTGTCGAATTCAACGGGGTTCCGGCTGTTACCGACGTGTCGCTGCAGGTGTCCGCCGGAGACACCGTGGCACTGGTGGGCGGGTCAGGCGCCGGGAAGTCCACCGTCGCACGGGCGGTTGCCGGCCTGGTCACCCCGGTCTCGGGCGCCATTCGATTCGGTGGAGTGGACCTGGTCGCGGCGGACCGGCGACGGAGGCGGGAGGCGCGCCGCGGAATGCATCTGGTGTTCCAGGATCCCTACGCCTCGCTGCCACCGCACCTGCCGGTCAGCGATATCGTGGCCGAGCCGATGGTCATCCACCGCCTCGGTGACACCTCGAGTCGCCGTGCCGCTGCGGTCGCAGCGTTGACCAGCGTGCACCTGACACCCACTGCTGACTATCTGGACCGGTTCGCCCACGAACTGTCCGGTGGCCAGCGTCAACGGGTCGCGTTCGCGCGGGCCCTGGTCACCCGGCCGCGGTTGCTGCTGGCCGACGAACCGGCAAGCGGGCTCGACGCCACGTTGCGCATGGAGATCGTCGACCTGATGACAGAGCTGGCGTCCACCCAGCATCTCGCGGTGGTGCACATCACCCACGACCTCGCGCTCGCCGCGCGCAGCTGCGCGACCATGGTCGTCATGCAGGACGGTTCGGTGGTCGAAAGTGGGTCTACCGCAGAAATTCTCAGCAACCCCGCGCACCGCTACACCGCCGCGCTGGTAGCGGCCGCATCCGGCGTCAGCGCACCGTAAACACATCCAACCCAGGAGAACTGACATGTCCACAGTGCTCGAGATCACCGACAACGGAACGCTCATCGACTTCACCGTCGAGGACGTCATGAAATACCACGGCCCGGGCTTTCCCGGTGGCGTGGCCCACGCCGTGAAGGTGCTCGAACGCGCGCTGCCGGCGCTGAGCCCCGACGCACCGGCCGAGCGCCGCGAGATCTCCGTGGCCACCGCACATCGGGGACCCGGCGTGCGCGACACGTTCGAGGCCGTCACCCGCGCCGTCACCGACGGCCGTTTCACTGTGGATTCAGCGCTCGAACGCCCCGACCGCGGTGCGACGCTGGAGCGCTACGTGTTCGAGTTGACCTACCGCGGCACGACGGTGCGCCTGGAGATCCGAGACGGCTTCGTCGCCGACGAATTCATCACCCTGGCACGTAAATCGGAGCGCAGCAACGCCGAGGAGGCCCGCCTCACCGACCTCAAACAGGAGATGGCCGACCGTCTGCTCGCTGCGCCCGCCGACGAGGTGTACGACATCGTCACCCGATGACAGGGGCAGCGCCCCCGCCGGTCAGGTCTGGTCGATCCAACGCAGCAGCGCGTACAGGAACCGGGTGGCTCCGGTCATGAAGTTGCTGCCATGGTGATACATGGGATCCAACGTCGTCACGATGATCCGACCGGGTGTGGTCACGGTGTCCTCGTACAGCATCATTCCGGCGTCGTGCGGCCTGCCGTCGGCGTCGGGTTCTTCGGAAACCAGCAGCGGCACAACGTCGGCCGCGGTGCGTAACAATCCGTGGTGGTGCCAGATCACCGACTTGCTGGTCAGGTACTGCCAGGATTCATGCTCGTGGCTGCGGGTGCGGATCATCGGGTCTTCGCCGGTGACCCACCACCAGAAGTTCGTCGGCCGGCCCTCCCATTCGATGCCCGGCAGCCAGGTGTGCACCGCGTTCTCGCCCAGCACCACCAAGGTGTTGCCACGTTCGGCCACTGCCCGGAACTGCGCCGCGTGCCGGGCGACGAGTTCGGGGTGGAGTCGGTCGCCGACGATCACCGTGTCGTAGCCGTCGAGTCCGCCGTCGTCGAGGTCGACCAGATAGACGAAGTCTGGCTGATACGCAAGCACCGCAGGGTCTTTCATGGCGTACAGGTGGGCGTACGAACCACTGTGCACGATGGCGAGCCGACGCCCGCGCTGGGGCGCGTTGTCGGTGCGGACGAAGGGTTCTACGGCAGTCATCGCTGTACCAGCCAATCGATCAGTTGTGGGGTCATCCGGGCCGCGGTGTTCGGGGCGTTCTCCCATCCGGTGAGGTCGTTGCCGCCGTGCACCAGCACTTGGCCCGCGCCGAGTGGGTAGATGTAATCCAGTGGCAGTGCGTGCCGGCCGATGCGCGTGGTGATGATCGCGTCGGCAGGGATCTTGTCGGCGTAGCCGCGTGCGTAGAAACCGGTGACGCCTTTGCGGACGCTGAGATCGACGGGGTCCACGCCCTCCCAGATCGGGTGGGGTTCGCCGAGGCTGATCGCCAGGTCCTTCGGCCCGGTGTACGCGAGCTTGCGCCACACCCCGAGGCCGGGCAGGAAATCGGTGACGGCGTGCCCCATCACCGCGATGTGTCCACCAGCGCGGACGAATTCGGTGAGTAGCTCCCGGTTGCGTTCTAGGAAGATCTGGTCGGCGCCGGCGGCGATGATCAGCCCGCGCACACCGGTCAGGTCAGTAGCGGGAAGACGGTAGATGTCGACCTCGCCGAGCCGCGGATCGGACTCGGGCGTCCCGGCCGGGTTGTGAGAGCCCATCGTGACGTGCAGGGCGGCGGCGATCGTGCCGGGTGTATTCGTTGTCGACACGGCTTCTTCCTGGTCCAGGGGCGAAATTGGGGAATGGCCGCCAGTGGCGGTCCCGCGGGAGGGGCCCTTGTGCTTAGGTGAGCCTAACGTAACCGCTGTGGCGGCGAGCAGGCGCTTCCCGAGCGGCCGAATCGCGCAGATCGGGAAGGATGCGGTGGGTTCTGCTGTTGAAGGAAGTTATGCGGCTATCTGTGCTCGATCTCGTCCCTGTCCGCGCCGACCAGACCACCGCCAATGCCCTGGCCGCCACGGTCCGGCTGGCGCAGACCGCTGACCGGCTGGGTTACACCCGCTACTGGGTGGCGGAGCACCACAACATGCCGGCCGTCGCGGCAACCAGTCCGCCCGTGGTCCTCGCCTACCTGGCGGGCCAGACGGCCCAGATACGGCTGGGTTCCGGCGGTGTGATGTTGCCCAACCATGCCCCGCTGGCGGTGGCCGAGCAGTTCGCCCTGCTCGAGGCGGCCGCGCCCGGGCGTATCGATCTCGGCCTCGGCCGGGCTCCTGGCTCAGACCCGGTGACCAGCGTGGCACTGCGAGGTGCCGCCGGCCGTGACGACTCCGACATCCAGAACTTTCCGCGCTACCTCGACGAGGTGGCGGCCATGATGAGCACCGACGGCGTCCGCGTCGAGTTGCCCCGGCAGTTGATGCGGCCCGAGTACATCCTCAAGGCCACCCCGGCGGCGGCCAGTGAACCGCGGCTGTGGCTGCTGGGCTCGTCGCTGTACTCAGCGCATCTGGCGGCGGCCAAGGGGCTGCCGTATGTGTTCGCCCATCACTTCGCCGATCAGGGTACCGAGGAAGCGCTGGCGGTGTACCGCGAGGAGTTCCAGCCGAGTGACCTTGCGGCCGAACCGATCACGTTCATGACGGTCAATGCTTCCGTCGCACCCACCCGTGAAGAAGCCGAAGCCCTGCTGTTGCCCCAGCTGGTGATGATGGCGACGTTGCGCACCGGGAAGCCCTTGCGGGCACTCGATCTCGTCGAGGACGCGCGGGCGCTGCAGTTCACCGCCCAGGAGAACGCCATCATCGCCGACGGTCGCGCCCGCGCAGTGGTGGGCGCGCCGGCCGAAGCCGCCGATCAGGTGCGCGAAGTGGCGGAGCACTTCGGCGTCGACGAGGTGATGATCAACCCCGTGGGGTCGGCGTTCCGCGGTACCGACGCCGCCACCGCGCCGGCCCGGGATACGACCCTGGAACTGCTTGCCAAGGAACTCTTCTAGCGCGGTGTCAAAGCGATGATCGCGATCGGCCGGTCAGTGCGCTGCTGATAGTCGGTGTAGCGGTCGGAGTTGTTCTTGTTCACGACCTGCCACAGCCGCGCGTAGTCCGGTGAATCCGGCAGGAGGATCTCCGCCCGCACGGCGAGTCGCTCTGGGCCCACGTTGATTTCGACATCGGGGTGGGCCTTGAGATTGTGGTACCAGGCGGGGTAGCGGTTGGCGCCGCCATTGGAGGCGACGATCAGGTAGCGCTCGCCGTCGCGGGCGTAGGTCAGCGTGTTGATCCGCGGTCGGCCGGTCTTGGCGCCGACGGAATGCAACAGCAGGCTGGGTGGCATGCCGGGAAGGACGTGCCCGATCCGGCCGCCGGACTTTTGGTAGATGAAGTCGTGCAGCCGCAGTAGCCGCAGGCCCAGCTTCGCCAGAGGCGATGGTTCGCTCATAGCACCCAGTGTGTCAGCCGAGGCCGCCGATCCGCGCCACAGTCAACGCCGAGGTCAGTCGGAGCAGGTCGCGGGGCCGGGCCAGTCGTAGGTCGGTCAACCCTTCGAGTCGGCGGATCCGCTGCGCCACGGTATTGGGGTGCAGATGCAGCGCGTGGGCGGCAGCCTGCCGGTCCAGGTCGTGGTCGAGCAGCACCCGCACGGTGCGCAGCAGCGCGGTGTCGTGCCGGCGGTCGTAGTCCAGGGCGGCGCCCAGGGTCGCGCGGGCGAACTCGCGCAGCGTGGCGGGGTCGTCGAGTTGCAACAGCAGATGATCGATCGCCACCTCGCGCAGGTCTATCACGCCCCGGGCGGAACCGGCACCGAGGTCGAGGGCGCCCCGGAGGGTGCGGTAGAGCGATGCCAATCGCGGCGGTGCTTCGGCTGCCGTCACGACGGCGAATGCGTGTGACACCGCACCGCTGGCCACGAGTGCGCCGTTGAGTTGCGCCGCGAAGACGGCGACATCGCCGGCGACCTTGGGCCACACCAGGACCAGGTCTCCGCGATAGCTGGCGGCCAACGGACGGGGTGAGACGCGAGCCACCAGGCGGTCGGTGGCGGCCAGTAACCGGTCCGAGCGGCCGGTGGGGAAATCCTTGTCGCTGAGCTCATCACAGCGCACGGCGACCAGGTGCTGGTCGCCGGAAAGATCCCAACCCAGGCGCCGCGCCCGGTCCAGGAGTGCCTCGATGTCGGCGTCGTCGGTGCTCAGCAGATCCGCGACCAGTGAACCCCGCAGCCGCTGTTCGACTTCGGCGGCGGTGCGTGCGCGCAGCAGCTCGAGAGCCGTCACCACCGCCGCATGCTCGGTGGCACGCACATCGAGTCGCGACAGCTGTCCGTATGGAGCGTCGATGCATATGCGCGCCACCACTTTTCCGTCGAGCAGCACACCCGCGACGGTGGTGCCGTCCGGGTCGGCGATGACGCTGCCAGTGCTCAGATCAGCGTCGGAGACCGCACTGGTCGGGACGTTCCCGGTGCCGGCCAGCAGCTCTCCGTAGGCGTCTTCGATGCGGACCTGCCGGCCGAGCAGTTCGGCCAACGCCGCAGCGACGCCGGCGACGCCTTCCCCGCGCAGCGCCGTTGCGGTCAGCAGCGCGTGCACTTCTTCGGCGCGGCGCAACTCACGGATCGTGTCCTGCTCACTGGCCCGCAGCTGCGCCGTTCTGAGGGCGATGGCCACCTGGGTGGCCATCGCATTCACCAGACTGATCTCGGCGTGGTCGAAGCGGTGCGCAGTGGCGTGATATCCGTTGAGTGCCCCGACGATTCGGCCGTTGCGGCGCAACGGCACTGATATCAGGGCCCGGTAGCCCTGTTCGTGGGCGACGCCGCCCCAGGGTCCGATGCCGGGGGAACGTTCGATGTCTTCCAGTGCGACGACTTCACCGGTCCGATACGCGACGCTGGTGGGTGCCTCTTCGGCGCCGTGGACATCGAGCAGGATGGGCCGGTCGGCGTTGACCTGGGCGACGTAGTCCGCGGACAGCCCATGTGAACCGACGATGGTCAGCGCGTGCCCACTCTGGTCCGGGAGGAAGACCGCGCAGAAGTCGTAGCCGAGCAGGGTGCAGGCGGTGCGGGCCACCCGGTTCAGCAGGTCGGTGACGGGCTCGTCCCCGCCGACGGCCTCGCCGATGCCGGCCAGCGCGTCGAGCCAGCTTTCCAGCAGCGCGTCCGGCCGGCGATGTGTCTCTGGTGACATAGGAATCAGCATAAGTGTGTTCTCACAAACATTGTCTAAGGTGTTCCGGATCACGCATCGTGGTCCGAGGCGGTGACAGCCGTCACATGGCAGGCATTCAGCCTCAACAAAAGGAGTGCCCGTGCGCAGGCACACACCGACCGGCATACGCCGCGCAGTCACCACGGCGGTGGCGCTGACCGCAACCGCGGTGACGGTCTTCACGTCCGGTTGCGCGGCGGGTCTCGGCGGACCGCCATCTTCGCGGGAAGCCCGCGAGGGAGAAATCCGCTTCACCTTCGCTCCGGACCCGATCTGGGATCACATGCACGACACCGGCCTGGTCGAGGAGTGGGAGGACCAGACCGGCTACCGCATCGAGACCAGCGCCACCTGGGATGAGTTCGGTCTCTTCGCCGGGGGACACGCCGACATCATCTCCACCGCCTCCTTCGAAGTTCCGTATCTCGAAGAGCAGACCCAACGCGAAACCGTGATCATCGGCCGCTACAACGCCGAACGAAGCCGCATCATGGTCCGCGCCGATGATCCCGCCCAGTCCCTCGAGGACCTGCGAGGCAAAAGAATGGGCGTCTTCACCACGGTGTCCGGCACGCTCGTCTGGAGCGCCCTGGTCAAACAGATGCACGATATGAACCTCGTCGATTCCGACGGTACCGACGGCGACTTCCAAGTGGTCGTCGCCGACATCCAGAATCTGTCGAACCTGTTGGCGCGCGGCGAAATCGACGCCTGCATCTGTTACCCCGACTTGTCCGCCCGCGAACTACGCGAC
Proteins encoded:
- a CDS encoding ABC transporter substrate-binding protein, whose amino-acid sequence is MRRHTPTGIRRAVTTAVALTATAVTVFTSGCAAGLGGPPSSREAREGEIRFTFAPDPIWDHMHDTGLVEEWEDQTGYRIETSATWDEFGLFAGGHADIISTASFEVPYLEEQTQRETVIIGRYNAERSRIMVRADDPAQSLEDLRGKRMGVFTTVSGTLVWSALVKQMHDMNLVDSDGTDGDFQVVVADIQNLSNLLARGEIDACICYPDLSARELRDGSVRALYDGKSSADLFAELNAPGHDGPMGNVFVARKDWVEEHPDEVSAFLDLWDRGLAEWQEHRDEMIELYPQHFAVSTPEDIEFMKQYVAEHDWVVDEVRFDQQWADDESSIFDLMRSTGIIGDDIPDPQFLPTEGVHQ